A region of Arabidopsis thaliana chromosome 5, partial sequence DNA encodes the following proteins:
- the SPX4 gene encoding SPX domain-containing protein 4 — protein MKKKNEEDQWSIFNQKHPRPLHQILSLSLCKIPCSRAFLSLSRVRSYPRALHRRNLRLLHLDPTQSLFYMKFGKEFRTHLEETLPEWRDKFLCYKPLKKLLKYYPYYSADFGPANSDHNDSRPVFADTTNISSAADDGGVVPGVRPSEDLQGSFVRILNDELEKFNDFYVDKEEDFVIRLQELKERIEQVKEKNGEFASESEFSEEMMDIRRDLVTIHGEMVLLKNYSSLNFAGLVKILKKYDKRTGGLLRLPFTQLVLHQPFFTTEPLTRLVRECEANLELLFPSEAEVVESSSAVQAHSSSHQHNSPRISAETSSTLGNENLDIYKSTLAAMRAIRGLQKASSTYNPLSFSSLLQNEDDETVTAENSPNSGNKDDSEKEDTGPSH, from the exons atgaagaaaaaaaacgaagaagatcaATGGTCAATATTTAATCAGAAGCATCCACGTCCACTTCATCAgattctatctctctctctctgtaagATTCCTTGCTCTCGcgcttttctctctctctctcgcgtTCGTTCTTATCCACGAGCTCTGCACCGTCGCAATCTCCGTCTTCTCCATTTAGATCCAACACAGAGCCTTTTCTACATGAAATTCGGCAAAGAGTTTCGTACTCACCTCGAAGAAACTTTACCAGAGTGGAGAGACAAGTTCCTTTGCTATAAACCTTTAAAAAAGCTTCTCAAATATTATCCTTATTACTCCGCCGATTTTGGACCCGCCAATTCCGATCACAACGATTCGCGTCCAGTATTTGCTGATACTACTAACATCTCTTCCGCCGCCGACGACGGCGGTGTGGTTCCCGGCGTCAGGCCATCGGAAGATCTCCAGGGTTCGTTTGTGAGGATACTTAACGATGAACTTGAGAAGTTTAACGATTTTTACGTTgataaggaagaagatttcGTTATCAGATTACAG GAGCTCAAGGAAAGAATCGAGcaagttaaagaaaagaatgggGAATTTGCATCAGAAAGTGAGTTCAGCGAAGAAATGATGGATATTCGGAGAGACCTTGTTACCATTCATGGCGAGATGGTGCTCCTGAAAAACTACAGCTCCCTTAATTTTGCAg GACTTGtcaagattttgaagaagTACGATAAAAGAACAGGTGGACTTTTACGTTTGCCTTTCACACAGCTTGTTCTCCATCAACCCTTCTTTACTACAGAGCCACTTACTAGGTTAGTCCGTGAATGTGAGGCCAATCTTGAGCTTCTTTTTCCTTCAGAAGCGGAAGTTGTAGAGTCTTCTAGCGCAGTGCAAGCACACTCAAGCTCACATCAGCACAACTCCCCAAGAATCTCAGCTGAGACTTCCTCAACTCTCGGCAATGAAAAtcttgatatatataagagtACACTCGCTGCAATGAGAGCTATAAGAGGGTTACAAAAGGCTAGCTCGACGTACAACCCTTTATCATTCTCATCGCTTCTTCAGAACGAGGATGATGAGACGGTAACAGCTGAAAACTCTCCAAACTCTGGGAACAAAGATGATTCAGAGAAGGAAGATACTGGACCTTCCCACTGA
- the SPX4 gene encoding SPX domain-containing protein 4 (SPX domain gene 4 (SPX4); CONTAINS InterPro DOMAIN/s: SPX, N-terminal (InterPro:IPR004331); BEST Arabidopsis thaliana protein match is: SPX domain gene 1 (TAIR:AT5G20150.1); Has 30201 Blast hits to 17322 proteins in 780 species: Archae - 12; Bacteria - 1396; Metazoa - 17338; Fungi - 3422; Plants - 5037; Viruses - 0; Other Eukaryotes - 2996 (source: NCBI BLink).), with protein sequence MKFGKEFRTHLEETLPEWRDKFLCYKPLKKLLKYYPYYSADFGPANSDHNDSRPVFADTTNISSAADDGGVVPGVRPSEDLQGSFVRILNDELEKFNDFYVDKEEDFVIRLQELKERIEQVKEKNGEFASESEFSEEMMDIRRDLVTIHGEMVLLKNYSSLNFAGLVKILKKYDKRTGGLLRLPFTQLVLHQPFFTTEPLTRLVRECEANLELLFPSEAEVVESSSAVQAHSSSHQHNSPRISAETSSTLGNENLDIYKSTLAAMRAIRGLQKASSTYNPLSFSSLLQNEDDETVTAENSPNSGNKDDSEKEDTGPSH encoded by the exons ATGAAATTCGGCAAAGAGTTTCGTACTCACCTCGAAGAAACTTTACCAGAGTGGAGAGACAAGTTCCTTTGCTATAAACCTTTAAAAAAGCTTCTCAAATATTATCCTTATTACTCCGCCGATTTTGGACCCGCCAATTCCGATCACAACGATTCGCGTCCAGTATTTGCTGATACTACTAACATCTCTTCCGCCGCCGACGACGGCGGTGTGGTTCCCGGCGTCAGGCCATCGGAAGATCTCCAGGGTTCGTTTGTGAGGATACTTAACGATGAACTTGAGAAGTTTAACGATTTTTACGTTgataaggaagaagatttcGTTATCAGATTACAG GAGCTCAAGGAAAGAATCGAGcaagttaaagaaaagaatgggGAATTTGCATCAGAAAGTGAGTTCAGCGAAGAAATGATGGATATTCGGAGAGACCTTGTTACCATTCATGGCGAGATGGTGCTCCTGAAAAACTACAGCTCCCTTAATTTTGCAg GACTTGtcaagattttgaagaagTACGATAAAAGAACAGGTGGACTTTTACGTTTGCCTTTCACACAGCTTGTTCTCCATCAACCCTTCTTTACTACAGAGCCACTTACTAGGTTAGTCCGTGAATGTGAGGCCAATCTTGAGCTTCTTTTTCCTTCAGAAGCGGAAGTTGTAGAGTCTTCTAGCGCAGTGCAAGCACACTCAAGCTCACATCAGCACAACTCCCCAAGAATCTCAGCTGAGACTTCCTCAACTCTCGGCAATGAAAAtcttgatatatataagagtACACTCGCTGCAATGAGAGCTATAAGAGGGTTACAAAAGGCTAGCTCGACGTACAACCCTTTATCATTCTCATCGCTTCTTCAGAACGAGGATGATGAGACGGTAACAGCTGAAAACTCTCCAAACTCTGGGAACAAAGATGATTCAGAGAAGGAAGATACTGGACCTTCCCACTGA
- a CDS encoding Pentatricopeptide repeat (PPR) superfamily protein (Pentatricopeptide repeat (PPR) superfamily protein; INVOLVED IN: biological_process unknown; LOCATED IN: mitochondrion; CONTAINS InterPro DOMAIN/s: Pentatricopeptide repeat (InterPro:IPR002885); BEST Arabidopsis thaliana protein match is: Tetratricopeptide repeat (TPR)-like superfamily protein (TAIR:AT2G29760.1); Has 30617 Blast hits to 12777 proteins in 204 species: Archae - 0; Bacteria - 4; Metazoa - 33; Fungi - 16; Plants - 30223; Viruses - 0; Other Eukaryotes - 341 (source: NCBI BLink).), with protein MKCLSYQKVRLLLRHCAHRSFLRPGKELHAVLTTSGLKKAPRSYLSNALFQFYASSGEMVTAQKLFDEIPLSEKDNVDWTTLLSSFSRYGLLVNSMKLFVEMRRKRVEIDDVSVVCLFGVCAKLEDLGFAQQGHGVAVKMGVLTSVKVCNALMDMYGKCGLVSEVKRIFEELEEKSVVSWTVVLDTVVKWEGLERGREVFHEMPERNAVAWTVMVAGYLGAGFTREVLELLAEMVFRCGHGLNFVTLCSMLSACAQSGNLVVGRWVHVYALKKEMMMGEEASYDDVMVGTALVDMYAKCGNIDSSMNVFRLMRKRNVVTWNALFSGLAMHGKGRMVIDMFPQMIREVKPDDLTFTAVLSACSHSGIVDEGWRCFHSLRFYGLEPKVDHYACMVDLLGRAGLIEEAEILMREMPVPPNEVVLGSLLGSCSVHGKVEIAERIKRELIQMSPGNTEYQILMSNMYVAEGRSDIADGLRGSLRKRGIRKIPGLSSIYVNDSVHRFSSGDRSHPRTKEIYLKLNEVIERIRSAGYVPDVSGLVSHSEGDLEEKEQALCCHSEKLAVCFGLLETKPSTPLLVFKNLRICRDCHSAMKIVSKVYDREIIIRDRNRFHQFKGGSCSCSDYW; from the coding sequence ATGAAATGCTTATCCTACCAAAAAGTTCGTCTCCTTCTCCGACATTGCGCTCACCGTTCGTTTCTCCGTCCCGGCAAGGAATTGCACGCCGTTTTAACCACTTCTGGATTGAAGAAAGCTCCCAGGTCGTATCTTAGCAATGCGCTATTTCAGTTTTATGCTTCCTCTGGTGAAATGGTTACTGCCCAGAAACTGTTCGACGAAATTCCTCTTTCAGAAAAAGACAATGTGGATTGGACCACTTTGTTATCCTCTTTTTCTCGGTATGGATTGTTGGTTAATTCGATGAAGCTCTTCGTGGAAATGAGAAGGAAAAGAGTAGAGATTGATGATGTTTCtgtagtttgtttgtttggcgTGTGTGCCAAGCTGGAGGATTTGGGTTTCGCTCAACAAGGACATGGGGTTGCTGTAAAGATGGGGGTTTTGACTAGTGTAAAGGTTTGTAATGCCTTGATGGATATGTATGGGAAATGTGGGCTTGTGAGTGAAGTCAAACGTATTTTCGAGGAGTTAGAGGAGAAGAGCGTTGTTTCATGGACGGTGGTTTTGGACACGGTTGTGAAATGGGAGGGGttagagagaggaagagaggtTTTTCACGAAATGCCTGAGAGAAATGCTGTTGCTTGGACGGTTATGGTTGCTGGGTATTTGGGAGCTGGGTTTACAAGGGAAGTATTGGAGCTTCTGGCAGAAATGGTGTTTAGATGTGGGCATGGTTTGAACTTTGTCACTCTTTGCTCGATGCTATCGGCTTGTGCTCAATCGGGAAATCTGGTAGTTGGAAGATGGGTTCATGTGTATGCattgaagaaggaaatgaTGATGGGGGAGGAAGCAAGTTATGATGATGTGATGGTGGGAACGGCATTGGTTGATATGTATGCTAAATGCGGAAACATAGATTCTTCCATGAACGTCTTCAGATTGATGCGTAAGAGGAATGTGGTGACATGGAATGCTTTGTTCAGCGGGTTAGCAATGCACGGGAAAGGTAGAATGGTGATTGACATGTTCCCACAGATGATAAGAGAGGTGAAGCCAGATGACTTAACCTTCACTGCTGTCTTAAGTGCTTGCAGCCACTCGGGGATAGTAGATGAAGGGTGGCGATGTTTCCACAGCCTCCGGTTCTATGGTTTGGAACCTAAGGTTGACCATTATGCATGTATGGTAGATCTTTTGGGCCGAGCTGGTCTTATTGAAGAAGCAGAGATCTTGATGAGGGAAATGCCAGTGCCTCCGAATGAAGTTGTCCTCGGTTCGCTTCTAGGCTCGTGCAGTGTCCATGGAAAGGTGGAGATAGCCGAACGAATTAAAAGAGAGCTTATTCAGATGAGTCCAGGCAACACAGAGTATCAAATACTTATGTCCAACATGTATGTTGCAGAAGGAAGGAGTGACATTGCTGATGGGTTAAGGGGAAGTCTGAGAAAGCGAGGCATCAGAAAAATACCTGGTTTGAGTTCCATTTATGTTAATGACTCAGTACATCGGTTTAGTTCAGGAGATAGATCACATCCGAGAACGAAAGAGATCTACTTGAAGTTGAATGAAGTGATTGAACGGATAAGATCAGCTGGCTACGTCCCTGATGTCTCTGGCCTGGTTTCACATTCGGAGGGTGACTTGGAGGAAAAAGAGCAAGCTTTGTGCTGTCACAGCGAGAAATTGGCTGTCTGTTTCGGGCTTCTGGAAACAAAACCGAGTACACCTCTTCTTGTCTTCAAGAATCTGAGGATATGTCGAGATTGTCATTCGGCTATGAAGATTGTTTCAAAGGTCTATGACCGAGAAATCATCATCAGAGACAGAAATAGATTTCATCAGTTCAAGGGaggttcttgttcttgttccgATTATTGGTGA
- the ENODL17 gene encoding early nodulin-like protein 17 (early nodulin-like protein 17 (ENODL17); FUNCTIONS IN: electron carrier activity, copper ion binding; LOCATED IN: anchored to plasma membrane, plasma membrane, vacuole, anchored to membrane; EXPRESSED IN: 24 plant structures; EXPRESSED DURING: 13 growth stages; CONTAINS InterPro DOMAIN/s: Plastocyanin-like (InterPro:IPR003245), Cupredoxin (InterPro:IPR008972); BEST Arabidopsis thaliana protein match is: early nodulin-like protein 19 (TAIR:AT4G12880.1); Has 1394 Blast hits to 1353 proteins in 63 species: Archae - 0; Bacteria - 0; Metazoa - 0; Fungi - 0; Plants - 1394; Viruses - 0; Other Eukaryotes - 0 (source: NCBI BLink).) encodes MARFTVLITAVVLAFLMAAPMPGVTAKKYTVGENKFWNPNINYTIWAQGKHFYLGDWLYFVFDRNQHNILEVNKTDYEGCIADHPIRNWTRGAGRDIVTLNQTKHYYLLDGKGGCYGGMKLSVKVEKLPPPPKSAPVKNIGSVSMVTGLAQFMIPVSLFAFPAMWDVISRMW; translated from the exons atggcGAGATTCACGGTGCTGATTACGGCGGTTGTGCTAGCTTTTCTAATGGCGGCGCCGATGCCAGGAGTGACGGCCAAGAAGTATACAGTCGGCGAGAACAAGTTTTGGAACCCCAACATTAACTACACCATCTGGGCTCAGGGCAAGCATTTCTACCTCGGAGACTGGCTCT ATTTCGTGTTCGACAGAAACCAGCACAATATTCTTGAAGTGAACAAGACTGACTATGAAGGATGTATCGCCGACCACCCAATACGCAACTGGACACGTGGAGCTGGGAGAGACATTGTCACTCTCAACCAGACCAAGCATTACTACCTTCTCGACGGAAAGGGTGGATGTTACGGTGGCATGAAGCTATCTGTTAAAGTAGAGAAGcttcctcctccaccaaaATCTGCACCTGTCAAGAACATTGGATCGGTTTCAATGGTCACAGGTCTCGCTCAATTCATGATTCCGGTATCTCTATTCGCTTTCCCTGCAATGTGGGATGTGATCTCAAGGATGTGGTAG
- a CDS encoding uncharacterized protein (unknown protein; Has 4 Blast hits to 4 proteins in 2 species: Archae - 0; Bacteria - 0; Metazoa - 0; Fungi - 0; Plants - 4; Viruses - 0; Other Eukaryotes - 0 (source: NCBI BLink).), with amino-acid sequence MDLRMISWNFEVSLQLFLIDSASPATGAPRCGRERAHVFLRSPASTCLGPIGEDGDCHLPGGLALPLDCSWTASELLSSLSFLWRAADLQWLWLGGAYYALSDIGKLCSPLFCACFMSSLGFNLWLCRSLALVFTGGLVQFIVCLLVWLVVRAGFSDFCESPFDHFIQLISQAKGWSFKASLDQRFGLPQIACAFSNSSHLQDMSHLFSALASNSAVDLSARAVVERTTYSLIIKLFAALFSLSLLFLFPATL; translated from the exons ATGGACTTGAGGATGATCAGTTGGAATTTTGAAGTGAGTTTGCAGCTT TTTCTTATCGATTCCGCCTCTCCGGCCACCGGCGCTCCTCGCTGTGGTCGTGAGAGGGCCCATGTGTTTCTCCGTTCGCCG GCGTCGACTTGTCTTGGTCCTATCGGTGAGGACGGTGATTGTCACCTTCCCGGCGGTCTCGCTCTTCCTCTAGATTGCTCGTGGACAGCATCTGAGCTTTT ATCTAGTCTCTCTTTCCTTTGGCGTGCGGCGGATCTCCAATGGTTGTGGCTCGGTGGGGCGTATTATGCTCTGTCCGACATTGGAAAGCTTTGCTCTCCTCTCTTCTGTGCCTGCTTCATGTCTTCACTCG GTTTCAACCTCTGGTTGTGTCGTTCTCTAGCTCTTGTCTTCACTGGGGGTCTTGTTCAGTTCATTGTGTGTCTGTTGGTGTGGCTTGTTGTTCGAGCCGGCTTCTCTGACTTTTGCGAGTCCCCTTTTGACCACTTTATTCAGCTCATCTCCCAAGCCAAAG GATGGAGTTTTAAGGCTTCGCTTGATCAAAGGTTTGGACTGCCTCAGATCGCTTGCGCCTTTAGTAACTCCTCGCATCTCCAAGACATGTCGCACTTGTTTTCTGCTTTGGCATCCAA TTCCGCAGTTGATCTCTCGGCTCGGGCTGTCGTTGAAAGGACGACCTACTCGCTTATCATCAAGCTCTTCGCTGCCttgttctctctttcactCTTGTTTCTCTTCCCAGCTACACTTTAG
- the DRM1 gene encoding domains rearranged methylase 1 (domains rearranged methylase 1 (DRM1); CONTAINS InterPro DOMAIN/s: Ubiquitin-associated/translation elongation factor EF1B, N-terminal, eukaryote (InterPro:IPR015940), DNA methylase, C-5 cytosine-specific (InterPro:IPR001525); BEST Arabidopsis thaliana protein match is: domains rearranged methyltransferase 2 (TAIR:AT5G14620.1); Has 662 Blast hits to 554 proteins in 116 species: Archae - 0; Bacteria - 110; Metazoa - 281; Fungi - 2; Plants - 156; Viruses - 12; Other Eukaryotes - 101 (source: NCBI BLink).), with protein MVMSHIFLISQIQEVEHGDSDDVNWNTDDDELAIDNFQFSPSPVHISATSPNSIQNRISDETVASFVEMGFSTQMIARAIEETAGANMEPMMILETLFNYSASTEASSSKSKVINHFIAMGFPEEHVIKAMQEHGDEDVGEITNALLTYAEVDKLRESEDMNININDDDDDNLYSLSSDDEEDELNNSSNEDRILQALIKMGYLREDAAIAIERCGEDASMEEVVDFICAAQMARQFDEIYAEPDKKELMNNNKKRRTYTETPRKPNTDQLISLPKEMIGFGVPNHPGLMMHRPVPIPDIARGPPFFYYENVAMTPKGVWAKISSHLYDIVPEFVDSKHFCAAARKRGYIHNLPIQNRFQIQPPQHNTIQEAFPLTKRWWPSWDGRTKLNCLLTCIASSRLTEKIREALERYDGETPLDVQKWVMYECKKWNLVWVGKNKLAPLDADEMEKLLGFPRDHTRGGGISTTDRYKSLGNSFQVDTVAYHLSVLKPLFPNGINVLSLFTGIGGGEVALHRLQIKMNVVVSVEISDANRNILRSFWEQTNQKGILREFKDVQKLDDNTIERLMDEYGGFDLVIGGSPCNNLAGGNRHHRVGLGGEHSSLFFDYCRILEAVRRKARHMRR; from the exons ATGGTAATGTCACATATCTTTCTTATCTCTCAGATACAAGAA GTGGAACATGGTGATAGTGATGATGTGAATTGGAAtacagatgatgatgaacttgCGATTGACAATTTCCAATTTTCTCCATCTCCTGTACATATATCTGCAACCTCGCCAAACTCTATTCAAAATAGAATCTCCGATGAGACGGTGGCTAGCTTTGTCGAGATGGGATTTTCAACTCAAATGATTGCTAGAGCAATTGAAGAAACCGCTG GAGCAAATATGGAACCTATGATGATTCTTGAAACTCTCTTTAACTATTCG GCAAGCACTGAAGCTAGTTCTTCGAAATCGAAAGTTATCAATCATTTTATTGCTATGGGGTTTCCTGAGGAACATGTGATAAAAGCTATGCAAGAACACG GAGATGAAGATGTGGGAGAGATCACGAATGCACTTCTAACTTATGCG GAGGTTGACAAATTACGTGAATCAGAGGACATGAACATCAAcattaatgatgatgatgatgataatctCTATTCCTTGTCatcagatgatgaagag GATGAACTAAACAACTCCTCCAATGAAGATAGAATCTTGCAAGCGTTGATCAAAATGGGCTATTTGAGGGAAGATGCTGCTATAGCTATAGAGAGATGTG GAGAAGATGCAAGTATGGAAGAGGTGGTAGACTTCATTTGTGCAGCTCAGATGGCACGGCAGTTCGATGAGATTTATGCAGAACCTGACAAGAAAGAG CTTatgaataacaacaaaaaaaggcGAACATACACTGAGACACCAAGAAAGCCGAACACGGACCAGCTCATCTCTCTACCAAAAGAGATGATTGGGTTTGGTGTCCCTAATCATCCCGGACTTATGATGCACAGACCAGTCCCAATTCCGGATATTGCTCGTGGCCCGCCCTTCTTTTACTATGAGAACGTTGCTATGACACCAAAAGGTGTTTGGGCCAAGATCTCCAGCCACTTGTACGACATCGTTCCTGAATTCGTGGATTCAAAGCATTTTTGTGCCGCTGCAAGAAAGAGGGGGTATATCCATAATCTGCCAATCCAGAATAGGTTTCAGATTCAACCTCCACAACACAATACCATCCAAGAAGCCTTTCCATTGACCAAGCGATGGTGGCCTAGTTGGGATGGGAGAACGAAGTTGAATTGTCTGTTGACTTGTATTGCCAGTTCTAGACTCACAGAAAAAATACGCGAAGCTCTTGAGAGATATGATGGAGAGACACCTCTAGATGTTCAAAAATGGGTTATGTATGAATGCAAAAAGTGGAATTTGGTTTGGGTAGGTAAAAACAAGCTTGCCCCGCTGGACGCAGATGAGATGGAAAAGCTTTTAGGCTTCCCGAGAGATCATACTCGAGGAGGAGGTATCAGCACAACTGATCGCTACAAGTCTTTAGGGAACTCGTTTCAG GTTGATACAGTTGCTTATCACTTGTCTGTGCTTAAGCCTCTGTTCCCAAATGGAATCAACGTCCTGTCACTCTTCACGGGCATTGGTGGTGGAGAAGTTGCACTCCATCGACTCCAAATTAAGATGAATGTTGTTGTGTCTGTGGAGATTTCAGATGCGAACAGAAACATATTGAGAAGCTTTTGGGAGCAGACGAATCAAAAGGGTATCCTGAGAGAGTTTAAAGATGTTCAAAAGCTAGACGACAATACGATTGAGCGGCTTATGGACGAGTACGGAGGATTCGACTTAGTCATAGGAGGAAGTCCGTGTAACAATCTTGCCGGAGGCAATCGCCATCATCGGGTCGGTCTTGGAGGAGAGCACTCGTCACTCTTCTTCGACTATTGTAGGATTCTCGAGGCTGTTCGTCGCAAAGCACGACATATGAGGAGATGA
- a CDS encoding tRNA/rRNA methyltransferase (SpoU) family protein (tRNA/rRNA methyltransferase (SpoU) family protein; FUNCTIONS IN: RNA binding, RNA methyltransferase activity; INVOLVED IN: RNA processing; LOCATED IN: chloroplast; EXPRESSED IN: 22 plant structures; EXPRESSED DURING: 13 growth stages; CONTAINS InterPro DOMAIN/s: tRNA/rRNA methyltransferase, SpoU (InterPro:IPR001537); Has 11780 Blast hits to 11778 proteins in 2508 species: Archae - 10; Bacteria - 9274; Metazoa - 151; Fungi - 61; Plants - 151; Viruses - 0; Other Eukaryotes - 2133 (source: NCBI BLink).), which yields MNSCKSLIRASISSFPFVPLPNPNFSITFISVRAFSPLSVLHPNSSCIVTARRTFHGAVALSPESLTEESPKDTVKGLLTTNRGEASSLMKMERRCSLSNGEGDCRGSWFPYEDRFRCGEVHLSSREVLEAVSPHMMEERTDRFRRVVENRSYSVCLVVEGLSDFGNISAAFRSADALGIQSVHVVSCDSSKRYNGNRHVSMGAEKWLDIEFWDTPKECFKVLKSRGYRIATTHLGMDTVSIYDMDWSCPTAIVVGNEGRGISDEALELSDLRCSIPMNGMVDSFNVSVAAGILMHHAVSDRTTRLGSHGDLSEAEKEILMAEFSLRHSRSSICIAYEFAKRKQQHSTSS from the exons ATGAACTCGTGCAAATCCCTTATCCGTGCCTCAATCTCTTCCTTTCCATTTGTTCCTCttccaaaccctaatttctctATCACCTTCATCTCCGTTCGCGCCTTTTCTCCTCTCTCTGTCCTTCATCCAAATTCATCAT GTATTGTAACAGCTCGACGCACATTTCATGGAGCTGTGGCTCTTTCACCGGAGAGCTTAACGGAAGAGTCTCCCAAGGATACTGTGAAAGGATTGTTAACAACCAATCGTGGTGAGGCCTCAAGCTTGATGAAGATGGAGCGGAGGTGTAGCTTAAGCAATGGTGAGGGTGATTGTAGAGGATCTTGGTTTCCTTACGAGGATAGGTTCAGGTGTGGTGAGGTGCATCTTAGTAGCCGTGAGGTGTTGGAGGCGGTGAGTCCTCATATGATGGAAGAGAGGACAGATAGGTTCAGGCGTGTGGTGGAGAATCGAAGCTACTCGGTGTGTCTTGTGGTTGAAGGTCTCTCTGATTTTGGAAACATCTCTGCTGCTTTCCGCTCAGCTGATGCGTTGGGGATTCAATCTGTACATGTTGTTTCCTGTGACAGCTCCAAAAG GTATAACGGAAATCGCCATGTGAGTATGGGAGCTGAGAAATGGCTGGACATTGAGTTTTGGGACACACCTAAAGAatgtttcaaagttttgaagtCTCGCGGTTACAGAATAGCTACAACTCATTTGGGAATGGACACG GTTTCCATTTACGATATGGACTGGTCATGCCCAACAGCAATAGTTGTTGGAAACGAGGGCAG GGGAATAAGTGACGAAGCGTTGGAGTTATCAGATCTGCGTTGCAGTATTCCGATGAATGGAATGGTTGATTCGTTTAATGTCTCAGTGGCTGCAGGGATTCTGATGCACCACGCAGTCTCTGATAGAACCACTCGTCTG GGAAGCCATGGAGATCTGTCggaagcagagaaagagatattgATGGCTGAGTTCTCACTTCGTCACAGTAGAAGCTCAATTTGCATTGCTTACGAGTTCGCTAAACGTAAACAACAACACTCTACCTCCTCCTAA